From Ammospiza caudacuta isolate bAmmCau1 chromosome 15, bAmmCau1.pri, whole genome shotgun sequence, a single genomic window includes:
- the TLDC2 gene encoding TLD domain-containing protein 2, whose amino-acid sequence MRGLRYGYQLLPDQDEELPMGCEDPAGEGQRGWEGAPAAAEEEPSRLVLSTPSSILRDRDIEELGPQLPPRLTQQPWHLLYSTGRDGFSLRTLYRSGARPDSPALLLIRDTEAQAFGAFSATAIRSSSGFYGTGETFLFSFCPELKVFRWTGRNDFFVNGDVNLLMVGGGSGRFGLWLDGDLHRGGSQPCETFDNEILSQREEFCIQNLEMWGLP is encoded by the exons ATGAGGGGGCTCCGGTACGGCTACCAGCTGCTG CCCGACCAGGACGAGGAGCTGCCCATGGGATGCGAGGAcccagctggagaggggcagcggggctgggagggagcccCGGCAGCAGCGGAGGAGGAGCCGAGCAGGCTAGTGCTGAGCACGCCCAGCAGCATCCTGCGGGACAGGGACATCGAGGAG CTGGGCCCCCAGCTGCCCCCGCGGCTGAcgcagcagccctggcacctgcTCTACTCCACCGGCCGGGACGGCTTCAGCCTGCGGACGCTGTACCggagcggggcccggccggACTCGCCGGCCCTGCTGCTCATCAGGGACACGGAGGCGCAG GCTTTCGGTGCCTTCTCCGCCACGGCCATTCGCAGCAGCAGCGGCTTCTACGGCACGGGGGAGaccttcctcttctccttctgCCCCGAGCTGAAG GTGTTCAGGTGGACGGGCAGGAACGACTTCTTTGTGAACGGGGATGTGAATCTGCTGATGGTCGGTGGGGGCAG CGGCAGGTTTGGGCTGTGGCTGGACGGGGACCTGCACCGCgggggcagccagccctgcgAGACTTTCGACAACGAGATCCTCTCCCAGCGGGAGGAGTTCTGCATCCAGAATCTGGAAATGTGGGGTCTGCCCTGA